From the Parcubacteria group bacterium genome, the window GAGGAAATGATTTGAATTGGCAGATCACCATATACCCTACCAACATGCAGAGGAAAATATTTTTCTTTGAATACGGATTCTTTTTGTGCCTCTTCCCAATTGATCGCAAAGGCTGCCTGCAATGATAATACTGTTTCCCCATAAATACGCATATGCGTATCACGCCACGAGGGATATCTTTTGCCTCCTGTGATGTATTCTTGTCCCATATTCATTCCGCCCGTATAACCGATCACGCCATCGATCACAACGATCTTTCGGTGCAAAAAATAATTGATCGTTGTGATCTTGAGTGGTGATAGCGTGTTGTAAAACGGCACAACACGCACACCTGCTTTACGCATACGACGGAAATGTCCTCTTTGAAAGAAATTTGTAAAAAAAGATCCAATGGGATCAAAAATGATACGCACTTCTACACCTTCTTTTGCCTTTGCGATCAAAATGTCACTTATTTCTTGCGTCAGAGGATCCTTGCGCCAGATAAAATATTCCATGTGAATGAATTCCTGTGCGTTTCGCAGATCATTTTTGAGCGCATCAAATTTTTCTTCACCAGATTGAAAGATCGTAATTGCATTATTGACTGTGAGCAACGCATCGGAATTATTTTGCGAGATCTGCAACATACGCTCGATGTCAACAGAAAAACCACATTCTTTGACACTTTGAAAATACTCATTTTGTCGCGCACGGATCCCTTCCAAAAATTTTTCTGATTTTTCTCGCAATTCTTTGATCCGATTTTTTTTCTGTGTATTGTGCACTTTCCAATTGCGTCCAAAAAAAATGTAAAGGAAAAGACCGATAATAGGAAAAAGCAAGAATATAAGGATCCACGCAAGCGTTGAGCTTGTATCCCGGTTTTCCATAATGATAAAGATCATCACGACAGAAAGATAGACATAGATCAACAGAAACGCAAAAGCGGAAAAATCTTCTGCATGTGAGATAAGACTGTACATGATCTTTGATTGATTATTCTTAAACTATTTGCATCATAACTCACTTTTTGCATTCTGTCACGAAACAAAAACTGCCCTATTGTGTGGGCAGTTTTGAGAAAAAACAATAAGGATGT encodes:
- the cls gene encoding cardiolipin synthase, producing MYSLISHAEDFSAFAFLLIYVYLSVVMIFIIMENRDTSSTLAWILIFLLFPIIGLFLYIFFGRNWKVHNTQKKNRIKELREKSEKFLEGIRARQNEYFQSVKECGFSVDIERMLQISQNNSDALLTVNNAITIFQSGEEKFDALKNDLRNAQEFIHMEYFIWRKDPLTQEISDILIAKAKEGVEVRIIFDPIGSFFTNFFQRGHFRRMRKAGVRVVPFYNTLSPLKITTINYFLHRKIVVIDGVIGYTGGMNMGQEYITGGKRYPSWRDTHMRIYGETVLSLQAAFAINWEEAQKESVFKEKYFPLHVGRVYGDLPIQIISSEPHSYWQPIKQSLFTMILSAQDHVYIQTPYFIPDDNLFEAMKIVALSGADVRLMITGVVDKSIPYWAAFTYFEELLLAGVKIYHYNAGFLHAKTVMVDSCVCSIGTTNMDIRSLRLSYENNVVIFDRDVTQKMEKDFKDDLIMCSRFTFGDHKKKNFFIRLRNSIVRLLSPLL